The sequence TAAATGGGGCCGATCTGCAATGGGCATACCTGGGTCAGGCAGACTTGTCCGGAACCTACACGATCGAGGCTAACCTGAGCGAGGCAGATTTACGGGGAGCGTACTTACTGGGCACAAATCTCAGCGATGCTAACCTACAAAGAGCAAACTTGAGCGGGGCAGACTTACAAGCAGCTGATTTGCGTCGGGCAAATTTGGACGGAGCAAACCTGATGGGAGCAAGGTTGCTGAAGACGAATTTTGAGGATGCAAAGTTGACAAATTGTGCAATATATGGTATATCCTGTTGGGAATTAAACTTGCAAGGTGCAAAACAGTCGAATTTGGCGATCGCTCCTCCAGGGGAAACAGCGATCGTTGTAGATAATCTGGAGCTGGCTCAGTTTATTTATTTGCTGCTCAATCAAAAGAAAATCCGCCAACTGATCGATTCTTCTCCCTCGGAAGTAGTGTTGGTACTGGGTAGCTTCCTATCTCAGCAGCGCAAAGATATTCTGGAAGCAATTCAAGATCGCCTTCGCCTTCACTGCTATTTGCCAGTAGTATTCGCTCTAGACTCTTCCACAAATCGCGACATTGCAGATACTATCTCCTGTCTGGCTAAAATGGCTCGGTTTATCCTTGTTGACTTGACCGAAGCCAAAAATATTCCCCAGCAATTGCAGGATATTCTGCCTCAACTAGAGCGCGTGCCGGTGCAGCCTTTCGTGCAGGCAAAAGCTGGGGAATACCCTATTTTTGAGAACTCTCAACTATCTTGGCTACTCCCAACCTATCGGTATCGCGACTTGAAGGATCTGATCGATTACCTGCAAGAAAAGACGATCCCGATCGTCGAAGTGAAGGCAGAAAAATTAATAAAAGATTAAAAAAACGACTGGCCTCATCTACTGCCAAGCAGATGAGGCTAGTATAGTTAGCAAAAAAGATTCAGCCCGATCCCGTAGCGTCAACCGAATGATGATTTGTGTAAGTCGATCTGACAGCGACACCGCGTCTGTCGTCTTGCCAGGGATCGCTCGCTACACATACTGGCGAACGCACGCAGCTTCAACAGCTGCCTGAGTTCCTACATCCATAAATCGCAAGGATAGCGTCTTACCCAAAGACGCGGCTCTTTTCAGCCCAGAAATCAGACTGTTAACTCCCTCTGCTTCCACGTTGTCTACCCATAACAGATCGACAACTACAGTGTCAGATGTTAATTCCAGAGCTTGTTCTAGCGCCTTTGTGAAAGCTGGGCAGCTCATATTATCGAGACAGCCATTCGGTCTCAGCACAACGGTGCGGGGCCGTCCAGTTTCTGTTGTGTTGACTAGATGAGGAAAGTTAGCGAAGTCCATGAGGGGTTCCATTGGAAGCTCCAGGACGTAGTGGTGGAAATTCAGGCGTCGGGTTGGGAGCCTCGCAAATCATACTTTTGATGCTCTCATTCCCTAGAGAGTAAGGAATTCTTGGGCTCAGATTGCCTTTTCAAATTTTTGTAAGGACGAAGCTTTAAATGCGTTGCCCGTACAGTTTGACATTCTGATTTGTCTAGTATTTCAACTAGCACCTCAAGAGTAAATCGGCGGAAAGCCTTACCTTACTCTTATAGGGTGAAGCAAAACTGTGTTTCTTGGTTTGCGATCGGTCACCGTAAACCTATGATTTAAATCACACCGATGCGGGCATGAAGCTTAGGAAGCAGCAAAGACCGCTCTCACCCATCAGCAATCCAAAATCCTTGCATCCAAAATCTAAAATTGACATGACTTTAACCCGTTCTGGATATACCTTGCCTGTGTTTGCCTGTGCTGGTGCGATCGCCGCCCTGCTATGGTTAAAGGAGCGCAAATCTGTTCCATCGGTGTCAGTAGATTTGATCGAACCCAGCCAAATCGTAGAAATCCCGATAGAGCAGGTAAGCGGAATCAATGAGGGGGAAGCTTTGGCAATTACGCGCAGCGATCCAGGCGATAACCTCGACCTTACTCGCAACACACCGATCTGGACACTGGTGGAATTTTGTCAGGAAGCAGAAGAGCAGATTGTCATCAAAGGCGGTGAAGGAATTGGGCGAATAGTTGATGCTAGTGGAGAAGCTGCAATATACAGATATGCCAAACGACTGTTG comes from Aerosakkonema funiforme FACHB-1375 and encodes:
- a CDS encoding pentapeptide repeat-containing protein is translated as MANEQQLALLKEGVDVWNEWRQNNPQIRPDLSEAELEQHDLGGINLMEANLRSCNLSSANLMGANLRFCDLSSANLSQAYLSNADFFEANLCEANLSEAYLFEANLSRVNLNGADLQWAYLGQADLSGTYTIEANLSEADLRGAYLLGTNLSDANLQRANLSGADLQAADLRRANLDGANLMGARLLKTNFEDAKLTNCAIYGISCWELNLQGAKQSNLAIAPPGETAIVVDNLELAQFIYLLLNQKKIRQLIDSSPSEVVLVLGSFLSQQRKDILEAIQDRLRLHCYLPVVFALDSSTNRDIADTISCLAKMARFILVDLTEAKNIPQQLQDILPQLERVPVQPFVQAKAGEYPIFENSQLSWLLPTYRYRDLKDLIDYLQEKTIPIVEVKAEKLIKD
- a CDS encoding STAS domain-containing protein — encoded protein: MEPLMDFANFPHLVNTTETGRPRTVVLRPNGCLDNMSCPAFTKALEQALELTSDTVVVDLLWVDNVEAEGVNSLISGLKRAASLGKTLSLRFMDVGTQAAVEAACVRQYV